TCAGGAACAGCTCAGCAGCCCTCGTGGTGTTGCCACAGCCACTGAGGAGATAGAGGATGGTGCCCTGAGCCCCCCGGGTGTCCACTTGTGAGAACAGGACCCTCCCCATGGGGCAGCCTCTCACCCCACGAGCTCACCATCTGCTGGGGTTGTGCAAACTCACCTGCTGGCCTCCTGCCTCCTAGGCTGAGCAGGGTCTACAGTCCTTGACCCATCGTGCTGAATGAGCCTCGGAATCTGGGCTGCGCTGTCTGTTGTACACACAGCTGAGGTTTGCACTAGGTGGAGTTTCCATGCCCCACAGGTCCCAAGCTGGGCTCCCCTGGCCTTAATCTCATCCATCACACTTGGCCCCTTATTCTACTGCCACAGAGAAGGAAGCTTGAGAACTGGGCTCCCTTGTCAGGGCAATAGCGAAAAGTGGCACCAGGGGCTCAGGTAGGGTCAGAGGGTCCCTGggctctctccttctctcctcccaggCTGGGTGCTTGGGGTGGGGGATGTCACAGAGAGTGAGGCCCAGCTGTGGGGCAGCCTCAGGATGTAGAGACTCTGCCAGCATCCAGTGTCACTCCCGTCCTCCCCTCAGAGTCCTTGGTCCCCGGCCTAGCCCTGTCCTGTCCACATCCCTCCCacagaggtcaggagatgggaAGGGCATCCTCAAAGTCACTGTGTGCTCCTGTGGGGGCTGGAGCTGGGACTGAACATCAGTCATTCTTCACTCAGCGCCTCATGATGATGGAAATGTGAATTAATTCATTTGGAATTAATGAAGAAGTGGGAGCCGTGATGTATGCTGATTTCTAGGCACTGTATCTATACAGATCTTTCTTCCAGCCAGCTCCAGAAATAACCACCCTGAGTACAACTGGGCCTTTCAGAGAAGCCCTTGGAGGCATCTTCTGCAGCTTCAAAGATTCCCAGCACTAATTGTAAAAGCGGAACAGACGCCTTGCAGCTGCCGACTAATGCCTTTGACATTGGCACACAAGCGACACCAAGCTCAGCACAAGACACACAGGGGAACCTTGCATTGAAAACATGAACACCACCTTGTCGTTTGATGTTGACGATCAATGTGGAGTTTCTGGAAACCTCATCAACATCGTTGACTCAGCATTGGGAAAATCCTTCTTCTGAAGGGTAAACCAGTTGCAAGCATTTCATCATTTGGTGTACACATGAGAAACAGGCGAAGCAAGTCTATATTCAGAGCTGGAAACTTGAGGGGTTGCACATGGAGACCAAACCTCCGAACAGCAGCGCCTCATTTTCAGAGCAGCAGGGACAACGCTGGATCCCCGAGTTTCCTCTTCAAGTCACATGAACACGACCATTGCCCTCATTTACGAACCAGGAACACAGGTGTCAGGGAGGGTCAATGCAGGGTCCATTGGCTGCACACGGTCCTGTCCAGCCCAGCGGGTTGAGCCCAGCAGCCACACCTTTCCACCCGCTCCGTGGGTGCCCACTTCCGTGCCTCTCTGTCATCTACAGGTGCGGACGGAAGGCGGTCTCATGGGAAATGATGCTCTCCCACTACAAAGCCTGGTCAACCCTCACTCAGTCATTCCAAAGCTTTCTCTTAGCAGCAAGAGCTCCCTAACCGTGCCCTGCCAAGCCAGAGCTGTGTCCTGGGGCCTGAGTCCCAGCTTCCATTCCTCTGGGCCTTCTGGGGTTTAGAAGTCACTTTTCTTCCTTAGCAAAGCCTGACTTGCAATATCATTGTTTCTCTGTAAGTTTTACATCCTATTTTGGAAATTTCAGGGAATGCCTCAAGCTAGGTTGCAGCTGGTCCTAAGGGAAGTTTGAAAAGGAAAAGCACATTCATCTCTCTGAAAAACACCTCCCTGTGCTGGGAAATGTGAAAGCAGGTGGGACACCAATCATCTTCCCACATCACATCGTCACCACCGCCAACGTTTTTCTGAATACATCACACACCTGGCTCagtaaaatctgttttataatctactttttaacttaatgtgtTGGCCTCAACTttgcactttatttttcttctgctaacACAATTCATGACTGTGGTGTTCTCTTCTCTGGAGGTACCTTCAGTGAGGCTCAGTTGAAGGGCTCTGTGGGTCAGCGTGTGCTGCGGTCGGGATGTGGAAGTCAGTGTGCCCAGGCATGTGTCAGACCACACGGGGCACAGGGCACATTCATGGAAACCAGTCCATCGCATCCAGCAGGGTTCTTTGTGTGGCTGTGCATTTAAGATCAATACTTTCTTAGCGCTGGTTTTCTCTTCTCTACATGAAAACACTATGAGGCGCTCATTTGACTGCAAATCCTaagtgctcagaaagtttcagaaCGTGTCTTCACTGGCATTCCCCTGGAAACAAGGCCCAGTACTTCAATGCCCTACATAGAACTCCCTCTGATTTGTACACTCTTAAATGACAGGTGCTTGCGGCCCACGGGGAGGTTTATCCATGGATGGTGTGACATCGGAAATGAGAAGGGCAGAGGTGGCAAGGACTGCAGGTCTGTCCAGCCCAGGGGGTCAGAAAACCTTGCCTATTGCTGTAGAATGAATTGTTCCTCATACCATCCATATGCTGAATTCCTAGCCCCGGAGACCtgtcaatgtgttctcatttgtaaatatGGTCATTGCAATTACAATTAAGATGTAAATTAggtccagcatggtggctcacacctgcaatcccagcactttgggaggccgaggtgggtggatcacctgaggtcaggagtttgagaccagcctggccaacatggtgaaaccctgttgctactaaaaatccaaaaattagccaggcatggtggagggcacctatgatcccagctactcaggaggctgaggcaggtgaattgattgcttgaacccgggaggtggaggttgcagtgagccgagattgtgccactgaacttcagcctggtgacagagcaagactctgtctcaaaaaaaaaaaaaaaaaaaaaaaaagatgtaagatGAGGTCACAGTGAGGTAGGTGGCTCTTAGTGCAATATGAGAGTGTCCTTATAATAAGAGGACAGACCCGAGAGGGGAGCACTGTGGGACACGCAGAGGGAGGACAGCCAGGTCCTGATGGGGGCAGAGACTGCAGGGCCTGTCTCCATAGAAGCCAGAAATGCCACGAAGAGCCAGAGACCACCACGTCTCAGTCTGCTCAGGCAGCTCTGAGAATAGACTCTGTGGCCGATCAGCAGCAGACATTTATCCCCCACGGTTGTGGAGGTTGGCAGCCCAAGGTCAGGACAGGTTCAGTGTGTGGGGAGGGCTGCTTTCTGGTGTCATCTTCCTGCAGTGCCCTAACGTGGTAGAAGGGGAGAGGAGCCCTCTGGCCTCCTGCAGGACATTACATAAGGGCACTCACCCTGTCCATGAGGCTCCACCCTCAAGAAACCAGCACCCCCACAAAGGCCCCTCCTAATGCCGTCACCTTGTCAGGGGGGAGGACTTCCACACAGTaatttggagggacacaaactcTCAGTGTATTGTACCCcagaagatgagagagagagagaaagctctgCCGCCACCTGGGTTCTGAGCTTCTAGCTCTAGCGCTGCGGGCAATGAGTCTCCTGCTTGAAGCCCCAGGTTGTGTCCTCTGCAGCAGCCCAGGACACACAGCTGGGAACACACACGTTCTGAAAGACAGACAGGCCCACACAGCCCCGGGAGTGGGGGCTcctgcaaggctgcagtgaggggcCCTCCTCTGCAGGTGCTGGTGGAGGTGCACCTAGCATGCATGGAGAGAGGAACCACAGATGCTTGCTAGACCCTTGGCTACTCATGTCGATTGGCTATGGCCTGATGCTTGGTTGGGGTTTGGAAGATACACCTGCAAGCCTACATGGAGGAGACAGCAGTGCCAGATGAACCAGTCACCAGGGAGACCCATCAGCTCACCCAGCCGCTCGGCAATCCCAGATCCCGATGAAGCCAGTGGTGTGCATATAGACACCTGAGCAGCAAGCCTGAGCATGGATGGTAGGAGCGTGTGCTGGGTGCAGGGTGCTCCATGTTCACCCAAGGGGCATGGCTGGGGAGAGCCGGGGTGAGGTCTAGAATCATGCAGATGCTGCCAGCCTTTCTTCCTCGCAGAGCCACAGCCTCCCAGGCAGGTGCCTCCGGCACCTTCCATTCCAGCTCatgctcctccttctccctctggtCCCGCCCAACTCATTCTCTGTATGTCTCTGCCTTTGACTCACATTCCTTGAGGCACAATTCCAAGGCTTCCTGGATGACAGCCATCATGAACTCCATCTCCCTTGCCAGCTGTTTCTTCCCCCGTGCTCCCACTCTGGCCACCAACTTGCCCAACCCACTGCCTGTGAATATGCCTTTGTAGAGAAGAGGAGGGGTTGACTTGGATGGAAGGGCGTCTCCTGTCCCTGTGTGTCCTGGAACCCTCACATGCATGTCTGGCTCCTCAAAACGAGCCTGAAAATGGACGCCTGCTCTCCCTCCTAAACATTCCCATTCCCCTTCCCCATTTCAGGAGGCAGCAACTCCATCCTTCCAAACATGCAGGACAAAGTCTTGGAGTCCTCTTTGAGTTGCTGCTTCACACCCCATCACGAGTCTTATGGGCTCTGCCCACCTGCAAAATATACCCTAACTTAGGTCACTTGCTGTACCTCCGCCTCTAACGCCCTCATGGACACCGTCATCACCTTGTGCTTGGACTGGTGCAGTAGCCTCCCAACCAGTACCATTTTCCATTCTTGCCTGCTGCCTTCCTCATCCCAAATGTATATTACAATGGGGAACTGGATGGACCTTTTCCTGCAAGCATCTTCAAAGTCTTTGacctgttatgggctgaactgtgtctgCCCCCAAAAAGGATATGTTGGcgtcctaacccccagtatctTGGAATGTGACTCGATTTGAAAATAGGGTTGCTACAGTGGTGATTGTGTTAGAGACTGATTATTAGGGTGGCCCTAAACCGATATGACTGGTGTTCTCATAAGGAGCAATCTGGATGTAGAGACAGACAGGCACAGAGGGGAAGACGGCCGTCTACAGGCTACGGAGAGAGGTCTGGAGCACATCCTTTCCCAGCTTCTTCAGAGAACTCACAGCCCTGCAGCACCTTGATCTCGGACGTTGGACATCCAGGCCACGGAGACGACAAACTCCTGCTGTTTAGGTCACTCAGGCTGTGGTTCTTAACGGCAGCCCTCGAAAACTTATACAAAGACAATATATTTTAACTTAACAAAAGAACGATGCGCCTCAGATAAGGAGTACACCCATGGAGCTAATCCTGCCAGCAACCCCAGCCCCTGATCGTATTCATGACCATAGTGACCGTTTATGGAGCATTCCCTCTGCCTCCGCTCGTGCAGACACCTCGGCATTATCACATCCCTCCGCAGGCCAGGAAAGGACACCCCCAAATCCAGACTGAGCAGGCCAGACTGCCAGGAGCCAGGAGGTCATCTGGATTCATGCAGAATGTCAGCCTAAAACTGGGATCCAGCCAAGCCACCCCACTCAGGATTAACCACGCAAGACGCCACTGCCTGGGACTGGCGTGGGAAATGTTTCCTTCCATTACTGGAAAACGCTGTTCGGTTATAAAAGTGGTATGAAAACTTGATAGGAAAATTGGACAAAAACCACTTCCCCTCAGTGATTAAAAGAACCAAGTTATGACGGCTTCTCACGTGCTCGCATTTTTATATGACTGGAGCCTCCTATAATGGTTATTCCCCGTTCTTCTCTAATCTCAATCTCCTATTCTCTATTCAGCCTTTTTACTCTGctatttaacacattttatagTGTTTGCCATCTTATAAAATCCCTTTCCTGTTGAGAGATCCAAACGATTATCCTGATGTCTGCACTATATTCTAAGCTGCAACAACTCAGAATTTGGTGAGTCTTCACCTACAGATCCGCCAGCTGGGCCCGTTTTCTGGGATCCCACACAACGCTGCTGTCAGCATCTATGTTTGTGTGGGAACGGAAGCCAAGAGCTCACACTGATGAGGCCGCGGACAGAAGGGCCCGGGACTCTGGGAACCTTCAGCACAGCCTGAGCTCAGGACGGTCGGTCCCTTCCATGAACTGACTCAATGCCTGGTGTCTGGGTCTGTCCTTACTGTGTGCTTCAACGCAGGGCACAAGAATGAGAGAGTGACCCCAGCCCTGAGCATGAGCACGCTATGCGTCCAGCACCTAAGTCCACACGGTGCTTGGCCTCTGTCTTCtcacctcccttttctttctttctttcttttttatttattaaatcaactaaaatttatttaagtaagTATAAAGTTACTTACACACTTGTCTACAGTCACAGTAAAGACAGTCCTTGGCATAAAGACAAGGCCTTTAGAATTTAAAGCCTCCCCACCTGCAagataacatatataaaactCCCACTATTTTTATGTAATAGTAGATCagtcaaattaaaataattacactatctagaataaaataaactgaaaacaattTATTCATAAGATTCATATTTAAATCATCCTTATTTACAAAATACTATCCTGAGAATTATAATTCCATTAAGTTTCAATTTGAGCAGAAGTGTAATCACTTAAGTAACAGCAGTTACTTAAAACTGAAAATGAGGTCAGTCAAAATGACTTTTGAAGAGAGCAAAAGTATTGTCAGGTTTCTTGCTGTGGTTCTGGATGTTCAGTAGCAGTCTCATTTGAAGGCAGACTCAGCCCTGAAGGGAACTCACTTCAACCTTCAGAatgtgggggtggagggaaaAATCCAGGTCTTGGGGGAAGGTGAGGAGGAAAACCCCTCGGTGGATAGACGTTTCTCATTGCAAATGGAGCAGGTCGTGGACCTGGGAAATACCTTGGTGGAAAATAAGCTCGAGAAGCTCCAAACCtggttcctggaggaggtggggggAAAGGAGGTCCTCTTCTCATGAACGGGCCCCTCACATCCACTGGAAACAATGGACCTCTGATTGGAGCAAGAGGTGGAGGAATAAAGCCAGAGCCAGTTGCTTCTTTTTCAGTGGGCAGAGATGAATCAGGCACATTTAAATTCCCAGGATCATCTTTGGTATCATTTCTACTGGATTCCATTTCTGAAGGCATTGACCCATCCATTTTATCCAAAGAAGGCATATTCATACTTCTGAGTTCTGCTGGTCCAGAGCGGCTAGCAGAGTTAGAATAAAATCTGTCTTCCCTTCGGGGAGGAAGAGCTGAACCAGGATATGATTGTCCTGGTGGAGGAAACATCATCCTACGGTCCCGTTCCCACGGAGATGGCAGGGGCCCAGTGTCAGAAGGAGCCCTGTGAGGATGGGTTAACCTCTCACAGCTTGATTCTCCTCTTTCATTGGCAATCTGATGGTCCAGAGGATTCCCTGGGCCTCTTGagcctcttctttcttcccctggaggcagaggtgaggaTCTCAGTGGACCCTCCCACAGAGTTGGAGGATAGAGAAAAGCTCTCGTTTCAGGTAAAGGCCGACCCAATGGTGAGGGACCATATGGGGAACGCTGTCTGCCAAATGCTGTATTTGGCACATCAAGTGCATACGGATCctcttctagaagctttattttatactctgtttcagctaatttttgtctgttGTGGGCATTTACTTTCCTCAAATAGTTGAGGTTTCTTTCAGCAGCCCGAGCTGCCAACCAATTATGACGTGCTTTTTCCTCATAGGAAATAGCCTTCCTTTGATAAAAATGAATAGTTTTGTCAAATTCTTTAAGATCTTTGGCTCGCTGTCTATAGGTCTCCAGCTCTTTAGTGGCATGGCTGATCATTTCGTCTActttagaaagtttcttttctttctctaaccGGTAATTTTCCTCTACTATCAATTTCCTGTAGAGGCTCTTTTCGTTTTCTTGATATAATTCAGTCATTACTTTAAGATGCTGTTGAAGCTTCTGATTCTCACTTTCAAAATATGTGTTTTCTGACTGCAAAGATGCTTGTTCAGTCTGAAGATGTTTAATATGCTCTGTAAGCTCTTCCTTTGTTTTATCAACTTCAGATAACTGAATATAAATttggtttctttctccttctaagGTTTTTAAAGAAGCATTTAACTTAGTAGCATGAATCAGCTTCTTCAAAGCTCCTTTTGAAGGATCATCTAAGTGAGCACCATCTTCCCATTCACTGTTCACTTCTAAGTTATCATCATCCGTTATGTCTTCTCCAAGACTCCCAGCCCAATCTTTCATCTTTAGCAAGCGTTCAGTCAGAGTCTTGATGTGATTTGCTTTGTCATTTAGAACTTGTTCTGCATGTACTTTGGAGTcttcaaatgttattttctgtttattaagtTCACTCACTTGTCCTTTCCATACTTCAGCTTCTTGCAAAAGCTGTTTCTGGCTTTGTTGAAGTTGAGAATTTTCATTCAAAGCATCTTCTGTTGCCATCTTCAGTCGTTCTTCATTCATTTGACATGTTGTGAAGGTCATTTTGGCTTCAGCTACTTGTGATTTGAGGGATTTTGACTCATATTCCAGCGACTGTATGCTTTTGGAAATATCCGCCATCAATTCATCTCGTTCAGAatgtttagatttctcttcttttaactCTTTTTCTAGACAGAGTATTTCATGCCCAAGCTCAGAATTTGCCCTGTTCAGCTTTTCACAGGTTGCCTCCAAACTTCGTGCTTCTGCTGCCACCTTCTCAAAGCTGGCATCCTCTAAAGATGACTCTACTTCATAGTCTTCATACTCTTTTTCAACAAGGCTAAATTTTTCGAgtagtttacatttttcttcaattagTCCAGAAAGCGCCACAGCaagttttttctctcttctcacatAAAGCCGACTCCTAACCGATCTAAAAGTTCTCCACAGAAAAAGGAGAACAGCAAAAAATCCAACAACAGCTGCATGTATCACCAATTCCCATGGAAAACCATAAGGATGAGAATCTGTTCTCATATCTTCAGTCAGTGCCGCCACAACCCTGTGTGGCAACTCCAGGATCAGTCCCAGGTATGGCTGAGGGGTAGCCCCTGGCTCCTCCATACTCCAGGATCAGCCCCAAGTACGGCTGAGGGGTAGCCCCTGGCTCCTNNNNNNNNNNGAGGGTTAGCCCCTGGTTCCTCCGCACTCCAGGATCAGCTCCAAGTACGACTGAGGGGTAGCCCCTGGCTCCTCCGCAGCACCAAGGCTGCTCTGACGGTTGCTGCAGTAACCGCAGCCACAACAAACGGTGGAGAACGCGCAGCATTCCATCTGGAACCCGGATCCCCACCTGGCAAGCGGAGCGGACCACTGCGGAGCCAGCTGCGGGGGGAGCTGGGGACGCAGGCACCCACAGGCCTCGCAGGCCCATGCGTCCCACCCCGGCCCCCTCGTTACACTTTACATCCTGAGGCAGCACTAAaacctgtattttaaaacaataccaCATGGAGAGAAAGGCTCAGGTGACCCCGCATCCCAGCTACGCCCATCCACAAGCTGACACCCTAGCTAAATGTAGCCTTGTGCGTGAGGCCAGCAGAAGAACCTCCCAGCTGACAGAATGATAAAGAATAACAAATCATGGTTTTAAGTCACTAAGCCTTGGGGTCATTTGTTACGCAGCAGTAGCTAACTGAAATACCTGCCACCTTATCCCGTTGGTGTTTCAGTATCTGTGGTCTGAAATCATCAATTTGGGTGCTTGACTAAGATTATGCCCCATGGTAAATTCTGGTAGGTATTTTTATAGCTAAAATATAAGTTTTCCGATTGACCTTTGCTTCATTGAAGAGATATTTATTTAGCTCCTCCCAAATGAGACAGATTATGGTTTTTAGATTAACTCCTTCCACGAAAGGGCTCACCTCTGCCTAGCATGATCCTCAACCGTCCCATGTACAACTGAAAATCGCTAACCTTGTTCCCAGAAGATCCAGGGCACTTAGAACAGCGCTGGCACGTAGacagtgatcctcttacctctcCATCAAATGTACCTGCTCTGTGTCCATTTCCCAAACACTGGCACTCCTTCAACATGGATGATGCCTTGCCCTGCAGTGAGCCGTCATCTTCCGTGCACGCACATATCTTCAACTCATCCGGAAAGCTCACTCCTTCAGGAGAGGAACCAACTACCTGCCATGATGGGTATCCCAGCCAACTTATAAATCAGTGCCAGACCAGGCTGATGTGTATACTCTGGACGGTCCTCTTGGAAAGATGAATACCAGCTACCACGTCTAGACAGTCATTTCTGTTGAGGACAATGTCGGCTGCCTCGATGGCCACATCCGTGCTGGTGCCAATGGCAATGCTCATGTCTGCCTGGGCCAAGGCCGGGGAGTCATTGACCCCATCATCCCCACCATAGTGACTTTCTTCCCTTTGTTCTGGAGCTCCTGGACCTTGGCCACCTTGTGCGAAGGCAGCACCACTGCAAAGACTTTGTTGATGCCAACCTGGGTGGCAATGGCTCTGGCTGTCTTCTGGTTGTCCCCCGTGCTCAAAACCACATCCACACCCATGCTTTGAAGCATGTGCACAGCCAGGGTGGTCTCCTGCTTGACAGTGTCTGTGATAGCTGGCATCAGCAGCTACATAGGATGGGGCACCCCACACCAAGATACCACACTTGCAGTGTTCTCATCTGTCAATAGCCACCAGGATGGCCACCTGTCCTTTCATCTCATGGTCTATCATAGCGTCACTGACATTGCTAGAAATGGTTAAGCCATTGCGCCTGAGCCATTTGCAGTTTCCAATCAGCACAGAGAAGGTCTGGGGGGCTGCATCTCAACAACCTGCGCAAGCACCAGCTCACTGCACCGGCCGCCGTCTTCCTCACCTCCCTTTTCTACTCTCCTTGGAGGAAATCCTAAGGCCATTGTGAGGGCTGGACATGGCCCCTGAATCCTGCACAAAGCATCCACACCTGCCATGGGGATGCCCCGGGCACAGCAGCTGCAGGTCCCTGGCTTCATGCCTGGAAGAGGCTCTGGGGTAGATGTGTGAGTTGGGAGCAGTAGTAAAAGATAGCCCTGGGTTGGAGAGTGTAGCATCGGGGCCCACGGAGGACAGGGGAATGTGAGCACGGCCTGCCTTAGGGACACCTCTGTCCTTGCCACCCTGCCAGACAGCACAGTGGAGACAGCAGTGGAAGGCTGTGGTCCTAGGAGTCTAGGGTCTTGGTGTGACTCTGAGTCAGCAGCCAAGTCCTTAGTCTTGTGATCCTAATTCCCTACGGTGAAACCTCTCCAggtgacatttttcttcttgctggAAATATCAGGATCTCCACACCATCTTTTCAGAAAGCCTGTTTTAAGATAGCATGGTTTTCAGGCAGGAAAGTGCTGCCTGCCCGCAGAAGACAGAGCTCCCCTTTGCAGGAACACAGCACCAAGGGAAGCCTATGGAAGCCATTTATTCCTGTTGTGGCAAAGGAcaaggggagggaaagaaaagtgaaacatGCCCAAATGTAAGCAGTTTACAAGTCGTTAAGTAGAAGGAAGGTGTTGAAAGGGATTAACACGTCCCCTGCGGTGCAGGCGGTGGGAACACTTGCGCCGTGCCAGCTCCGCATCCTGTCTTGCCCAGCGGCAGAGAGGCAGGGCCCCTGAGATGTGGTGGGGGCTGGCAGCGGGGGAGGCGGGGAGGAAGGTGAGCTGCATGCTTCGGTGCTTCATCTGCGCAGGTACCGGCaggatgcagagaaagagagaaaaggactGGAGTGCTCACAGCTTGCTGACTGTCACATGGGCGACCTGTGACCCTGTTCTGGAATTGGCTGAATgaagagacaaggtctttgagAAAACAGCTCTCTGAGTGGGGAGAAGCAAATACAGGAACCCAGGGGAACCCAAGGAGATATTGCCTGACCCTGCAGGACTTCTCCAGGAAGCGGGAAGGCCAGGGATTTCTGCCACCTCATGACTATCCTAAGCTGTGCCCCTGGCCTTTGGCCATGCAGAGCCTGCGTCTGAAGCGGCAGGTCAGTCCCACTCTTGGGCACAGCGGAATGGCACCTTCTGGGTTTGGGCCAAGCCCCAGATGAGACCCTGCAGGTGTGGAGAAATCCGAGCTCACCTGGGTCTGGTCCCCGCCCCCTTTACTCCTGGGTGGAGGCAGGAGGGGTGGGCCACAGGATCAGCCCCAGCCTAAGACCTCGGGCCACACCCCTCACAAACGCAGTCTGAGCACAGCTGCCTTGTCTCTCAGCCGCAGGTATTCTGAACCTGCCGTCAGAACTGGGATCCAAGTAGGAGGGAAGCTCAAGCATGGGCCCCTGGGGCCCAGCTCCCTCCCGTGGTGACTGACCAAGCCAATTAGACAGAGCAGGAAAACCTGGGCAGACAAGGGCTCTTAGGATTATGGGTGTAACTCGGTTACTCAGTTCCGCAAACCCCTTCTCGCAGGGGGCGGGGACACTGCCTGTCCTTCAGGACAGGTCATTAGAGGGATGGCCACTGAGTCAGCTTCCAGAACCACCTGCCTGTAGCATTCGCGCACTTTTCTCCACACCACGGCGCCCACACTGGCCACGCACGTGCGGGACCATGACCTTCCTGAATGAGTTTCCACGCATCTCCTGAGCACCTCCTAAAGCCAAGAGCTGGAACCGCAGGAGGCAATCCGTCCTTCTTAACATGATTGCATAAATTATCACCATGCCTGGGCCACCCACAGCCTGCCCTCAACGTCTGTGTTGCATGGaatcaaataaaggaaaatagcaAAGAGATCTCAGATTGCACGTAGACCCTTCCCAGACGGAGCACGTTGGGCAGAACATAAATGGGCTGGGAAGTTTGTTGTCAGCAGTCTTTGAGTTCCAGGAGCTTGGAGGTGGCCGGGATGAGAGGCCGGGAGGTGGGGCTCCGCTGGCACTGGTTCCTATGCAATCCCAGAAAAATAAGTCATCCTTCTAAGCCCTAATTCCCTCatctgttaaaacaaaaacaaaagcaaacaaagagGCATGTGTGGAGAGGAGATGATGACTCCCACCCCTTCTGGATCAAATGAAATTTGCTAAAGTCTTTTGTAAACTGCCTGTGCCCTGCAGCATCGTCGACTTCTTCAGCAGAAGGTTTCTAAGCACCCCTTGCACTGACACACAAGTCAGAGCCTCAGTGCCATTTTGCACATATTTGAACTAGCCTGGAGAACAGGCTGGTGAAAGCTCTCTAAGTAACAAAGCTTGTTTGTGACATTTGAAGGACTAGCTATGATAAGCTCTCTAGTCTTCCATCTCCGTAATCAGCAGTGGGATATTTAAGTTATTCTGAAGTTTTAAATCATCTTCTTTCTGCTACTCTACGCATATTTATGG
Above is a genomic segment from Piliocolobus tephrosceles isolate RC106 chromosome 5, ASM277652v3, whole genome shotgun sequence containing:
- the LOC111550295 gene encoding cTAGE family member 2-like isoform X2, coding for MEEPGATPQPYLGLILELPHRVVAALTEDMRTDSHPYGFPWELVIHAAVVGFFAVLLFLWRTFRSVRSRLYVRREKKLAVALSGLIEEKCKLLEKFSLVEKDLEATCEKLNRANSELGHEILCLEKELKEEKSKHSERDELMADISKSIQSLEYESKSLKSQVAEAKMTFTTCQMNEERLKMATEDALNENSQLQQSQKQLLQEAEVWKGQVSELNKQKITFEDSKVHAEQVLNDKANHIKTLTERLLKMKDWAGSLGEDITDDDNLEVNSEWEDGAHLDDPSKGALKKLIHATKLNASLKTLEGERNQIYIQLSEVDKTKEELTEHIKHLQTEQASLQSENTYFESENQKLQQHLKVMTELYQENEKSLYRKLIVEENYRLEKEKKLSKVDEMISHATKELETYRQRAKDLKEFDKTIHFYQRKAISYEEKARHNWLAARAAERNLNYLRKVNAHNRQKLAETEYKIKLLEEDPYALDVPNTAFGRQRSPYGPSPLGRPLPETRAFLYPPTLWEGPLRSSPLPPGEERRGSRGPGNPLDHQIANERGESSCERLTHPHRAPSDTGPLPSPWERDRRMMFPPPGQSYPGSALPPRREDRFYSNSASRSGPAELRSMNMPSLDKMDGSMPSEMESSRNDTKDDPGNLNVPDSSLPTEKEATGSGFIPPPLAPIRGPLFPVDVRGPFMRRGPPFPPPPPGTRFGASRAYFPPRYFPGPRPAPFAMRNVYPPRGFPPHLPPRPGFFPPPPHSEG
- the LOC111550295 gene encoding melanoma inhibitory activity protein 2-like isoform X3, producing MEEPGATPQPYLGLILELPHRVVAALTEDMRTDSHPYGFPWELVIHAAVVGFFAVLLFLWRTFRSVRSRLYVRREKKLAVALSGLIEEKCKLLEKFSLVEKEYEDYEVESSLEDASFEKVAAEARSLEATCEKLNRANSELGHEILCLEKELKEEKSKHSERDELMADISKSIQSLEYESKSLKSQVAEAKMTFTTCQMNEERLKMATEDALNENSQLQQSQKQLLQEAEVWKGQVSELNKQKITFEDSKVHAEQVLNDKANHIKTLTERLLKMKDWAGSLGEDITDDDNLEVNSEWEDGAHLDDPSKGALKKLIHATKLNASLKTLEGERNQIYIQLSEVDKTKEELTEHIKHLQTEQASLQSENTYFESENQKLQQHLKVMTELYQENEKSLYRKLIVEENYRLEKEKKLSKVDEMISHATKELETYRQRAKDLKEFDKTIHFYQRKAISYEEKARHNWLAARAAERNLNYLRKVNAHNRQKLAETEYKIKLLEEDPYALDVPNTAFGRQQRRGSRGPGNPLDHQIANERGESSCERLTHPHRAPSDTGPLPSPWERDRRMMFPPPGQSYPGSALPPRREDRFYSNSASRSGPAELRSMNMPSLDKMDGSMPSEMESSRNDTKDDPGNLNVPDSSLPTEKEATGSGFIPPPLAPIRGPLFPVDVRGPFMRRGPPFPPPPPGTRFGASRAYFPPRYFPGPRPAPFAMRNVYPPRGFPPHLPPRPGFFPPPPHSEG
- the LOC111550295 gene encoding melanoma inhibitory activity protein 2-like isoform X4; this encodes MEEPGATPQPYLGLILELPHRVVAALTEDMRTDSHPYGFPWELVIHAAVVGFFAVLLFLWRTFRSVRSRLYVRREKKLAVALSGLIEEKCKLLEKFSLVEKDLEATCEKLNRANSELGHEILCLEKELKEEKSKHSERDELMADISKSIQSLEYESKSLKSQVAEAKMTFTTCQMNEERLKMATEDALNENSQLQQSQKQLLQEAEVWKGQVSELNKQKITFEDSKVHAEQVLNDKANHIKTLTERLLKMKDWAGSLGEDITDDDNLEVNSEWEDGAHLDDPSKGALKKLIHATKLNASLKTLEGERNQIYIQLSEVDKTKEELTEHIKHLQTEQASLQSENTYFESENQKLQQHLKVMTELYQENEKSLYRKLIVEENYRLEKEKKLSKVDEMISHATKELETYRQRAKDLKEFDKTIHFYQRKAISYEEKARHNWLAARAAERNLNYLRKVNAHNRQKLAETEYKIKLLEEDPYALDVPNTAFGRQQRRGSRGPGNPLDHQIANERGESSCERLTHPHRAPSDTGPLPSPWERDRRMMFPPPGQSYPGSALPPRREDRFYSNSASRSGPAELRSMNMPSLDKMDGSMPSEMESSRNDTKDDPGNLNVPDSSLPTEKEATGSGFIPPPLAPIRGPLFPVDVRGPFMRRGPPFPPPPPGTRFGASRAYFPPRYFPGPRPAPFAMRNVYPPRGFPPHLPPRPGFFPPPPHSEG